The Pseudofrankia inefficax genome window below encodes:
- a CDS encoding cupin domain-containing protein, with amino-acid sequence MSEARRAGPQLVRPLAEVTAHRISPGDTVRLAVLSGPAQGSPATVVFEVWEPAGAQPPNSHPASTETFVVLAGHGVAHSDGHTQEIGPGDVLVLPPGSVHRIVNPSATDRLYTLTVLAPDDGFAALIERGPVAALDPEDLAILNAATS; translated from the coding sequence GTGAGCGAGGCGAGGCGCGCCGGGCCGCAGCTGGTGCGGCCGCTGGCCGAGGTGACGGCGCACCGGATCTCGCCCGGCGACACGGTCCGGCTCGCCGTGCTGTCCGGGCCGGCGCAGGGCTCGCCGGCCACCGTGGTGTTCGAGGTGTGGGAGCCCGCCGGTGCCCAGCCGCCGAACTCGCACCCGGCCTCGACCGAGACGTTCGTCGTGCTCGCCGGGCACGGCGTGGCGCACAGCGACGGGCACACCCAGGAGATCGGGCCGGGCGACGTCCTCGTGCTCCCGCCCGGCTCGGTACACCGGATCGTCAACCCGTCGGCCACCGACCGGCTCTACACGCTCACGGTCCTGGCCCCCGACGACGGCTTCGCGGCCCTCATCGAACGCGGCCCAGTGGCCGCCCTGGACCCCGAGGACCTCGCGATCCTGAACGCCGCCACCAGCTGA
- the hisI gene encoding phosphoribosyl-AMP cyclohydrolase codes for MSTTSPGLDPAVAGRLKRDAAGLVAAVVQQYDTGKVLMVGWMDDEALHRTLTTGRATYWSRSRREYWVKGDTSGHVQWVRSVALDCDGDALLVQVDQVGPACHTGTSTCFDGRDLIAAVGSRAGPTPPTAAAPAVDPTAGDQHDDR; via the coding sequence GTGAGTACCACGTCCCCCGGGCTTGATCCCGCCGTCGCCGGCCGGCTGAAGCGGGACGCCGCCGGGCTGGTCGCGGCCGTCGTCCAGCAGTACGACACGGGGAAGGTGCTGATGGTCGGCTGGATGGACGACGAGGCGCTGCACCGGACGCTGACCACCGGCCGGGCCACCTACTGGAGCCGTAGCCGCCGGGAGTACTGGGTCAAGGGAGACACGTCCGGACACGTCCAGTGGGTGCGCTCGGTCGCGCTCGACTGCGACGGCGACGCCCTGCTCGTCCAGGTCGACCAGGTCGGCCCGGCCTGCCACACCGGGACGTCGACCTGTTTCGACGGCCGTGACCTGATCGCGGCCGTCGGTTCGCGCGCCGGGCCGACGCCTCCGACCGCCGCGGCCCCCGCCGTGGACCCGACCGCGGGAGACCAGCATGACGACCGGTGA
- a CDS encoding anthranilate synthase component I, with the protein MTTGEISPTRAEFRALAAEYTVVPVARRLLADGETPVGMYRKLGGGPGTFLLESAEHSGMRSRYSIVGVRAAATLTEVDGEARWTGGEAPPGVPTGGSPLTALRAVERSLRAPRLDEVWPGAGTSGMPPLMGGLVGYLSYDFVRRIERLPEHAVDDLRVPELRLLLCMDLAVLDHADGSCLLVANVFTHAAAPPGPDGLPATVPLDEAALDAAYDDAVGRLELMTAELHKWTEPTVAATREVAPLDLSQFTSAMAPGQFQQAVERSIEEIRAGECFQIVVSQRFERATTADALDIYRVLRASNPSPYMYLLRFGDFDVVGTSPEAHVKVTGDRALLHPIAGSRPRGRTPEEDAALAAELLADPKERAEHVMLVDLVRNDLGRVCVPGTVRVVEFATIERYSHITHIVSTVIGQVSPEHTAIDVLAATFPAGTLSGAPKVRAMEVIDELEPTRRGLYGGVVGYLDFGGDLDTAIAIRTALVRDGRAYVQAGAGIVADSVPDAEDHESRTKAAAVLRAIEIAETLRAPG; encoded by the coding sequence ATGACGACCGGTGAGATCAGCCCGACCCGCGCCGAGTTCCGGGCGCTGGCCGCCGAGTACACCGTCGTCCCGGTGGCGCGCCGGCTCCTCGCCGACGGCGAGACCCCGGTCGGCATGTACCGCAAGCTCGGCGGCGGCCCCGGGACCTTCCTGCTGGAGTCGGCCGAGCACAGCGGGATGCGGTCGCGCTACTCGATCGTCGGGGTCCGGGCGGCGGCCACCCTCACCGAGGTCGACGGCGAGGCCCGCTGGACCGGTGGCGAGGCCCCGCCCGGCGTGCCGACCGGCGGCAGCCCGCTGACCGCGCTGCGCGCCGTCGAGCGGTCGCTGCGCGCGCCCCGGCTGGACGAGGTGTGGCCGGGCGCAGGCACCTCGGGGATGCCGCCGCTGATGGGTGGCCTCGTCGGCTACCTGTCCTACGACTTCGTCCGCCGGATCGAGCGGCTGCCCGAGCATGCCGTCGACGACCTGCGCGTGCCCGAGCTGCGCCTGCTGCTCTGCATGGACCTCGCGGTCCTCGACCACGCCGACGGCTCCTGCCTGCTGGTCGCCAACGTGTTCACCCACGCCGCCGCGCCGCCCGGGCCCGACGGGCTGCCCGCGACGGTCCCGCTCGACGAGGCAGCGCTCGACGCCGCCTACGACGACGCGGTCGGCCGGCTGGAGCTGATGACGGCCGAGCTGCACAAATGGACCGAACCGACCGTCGCGGCCACCCGCGAGGTCGCGCCCCTGGACCTCAGCCAGTTCACCTCCGCCATGGCGCCCGGCCAGTTCCAGCAGGCCGTCGAGCGCTCGATCGAGGAGATCCGCGCCGGCGAGTGCTTCCAGATCGTGGTGTCGCAGCGCTTCGAGCGGGCCACCACCGCCGACGCCCTCGACATCTACCGGGTGCTGCGCGCGTCCAACCCGAGCCCGTACATGTACCTGCTGCGCTTCGGGGACTTCGACGTCGTCGGCACGTCGCCCGAGGCGCACGTCAAGGTCACCGGTGACCGGGCCCTGCTGCACCCGATCGCCGGCAGCCGGCCGCGCGGGCGGACCCCGGAGGAGGACGCGGCGCTGGCCGCCGAGCTGCTCGCCGACCCGAAGGAGCGGGCCGAGCACGTCATGCTCGTCGACCTGGTCCGCAACGACCTGGGCCGGGTCTGCGTCCCGGGTACCGTGCGGGTGGTCGAGTTCGCCACGATCGAGCGCTACTCGCACATCACCCACATCGTGTCCACCGTGATCGGCCAGGTCTCGCCCGAGCACACCGCGATCGACGTGCTCGCCGCGACCTTCCCCGCCGGGACGCTGTCCGGCGCGCCGAAGGTGCGGGCGATGGAGGTCATCGACGAGCTGGAGCCGACCCGGCGCGGCCTGTACGGCGGGGTCGTCGGCTACCTCGACTTCGGCGGCGACCTCGACACCGCGATCGCGATCCGCACGGCCCTGGTCCGGGACGGCCGCGCGTACGTCCAGGCCGGCGCCGGCATCGTCGCCGACTCGGTGCCCGACGCGGAGGATCACGAGAGCCGGACCAAGGCCGCCGCCGTGCTGCGTGCGATCGAGATCGCCGAGACCCTGCGCGCGCCGGGCTGA